In a genomic window of Mycolicibacter heraklionensis:
- a CDS encoding ferredoxin, which translates to MGSYRVKVDLDLCQGHAMCELEAPDYFQVPKHGKVEILDSEPPDSDRRQIELAVRSCPTRALSIEEKQD; encoded by the coding sequence ATGGGTAGCTACAGGGTGAAGGTGGACCTGGACCTGTGCCAGGGCCACGCCATGTGTGAGCTGGAGGCACCCGATTACTTCCAGGTGCCCAAGCACGGCAAGGTCGAGATCCTCGACTCCGAGCCGCCCGACTCCGACCGCCGCCAGATCGAGTTGGCGGTGCGGTCCTGCCCGACCCGAGCTCTGTCCATCGAAGAGAAACAGGATTGA